From the genome of Novosphingobium sp. TH158, one region includes:
- a CDS encoding TonB-dependent receptor yields the protein MQTPAMAKAAEEQALPAWEADADEAIVVTAARTILPANALPLTVDVIGKDDLDQQVSISGSVTDAVATLTPSFSPTRQKLSGAGETLRGRSPLYAINGIPQSTPLRDGSRDGFTIDAFFVERVELIFGSNALQGIGGTGGIVNQVTVGAPREDGISGRVLLQGTAGTGFAGDGISGKTAGLVQYKSGRFDATVGAAYEKRGVFYDGEGRRIGINLTQGETQDSASLSLFGRFGYALSDTARLDLIASRFELKGDGDFVAVNGNRTTGLPTSAALGTPPGVPAANLTESLALSLTDSALWGGNLVSQVFWNRSRDTFGGEIAPIATFQDALIAPVGTLFDQSQNRSRKYGGKISYEREMPGFEALTTIVGFDALWDSTEQRLIATDRVWVPPTDFRSLAPFAQANLALFDKVLRLAAGVRYEDVRITIDDYTTLATSNRVLVSGGSPRFSDTLFNGGVIVEPIPGIRAYASYAEGYTVPDVGRITRAVNQTGVDIDTFLDISPIVSNNREMGIEVKQGPLDASATYFWSSSDKGQLLIARPDGIFDVQRQRVKIEGIEINLAVQMPIEGLKLSTGYAHLSGRYDSNGDDIVDTDLDGANISPDRLNLAASYVKGPLSARVQTQVYFSRTFKGLVRDARADFGGYTLTDASLRYQTGFGALTFSVQNLFDRQYITYASDTQRPTDNTFYFAGQGRTFTLGWDWRF from the coding sequence ATGCAGACACCTGCGATGGCGAAAGCCGCCGAAGAACAGGCGCTGCCCGCTTGGGAAGCGGATGCAGATGAAGCGATCGTCGTCACTGCCGCACGCACCATCTTGCCGGCCAATGCATTGCCGCTGACCGTGGACGTGATCGGCAAGGATGATCTTGACCAGCAGGTTTCGATCTCGGGTTCGGTGACCGATGCGGTTGCCACGCTCACCCCGTCGTTCTCGCCGACCCGCCAGAAGCTTTCGGGTGCGGGTGAGACCCTGCGCGGGCGCTCGCCGCTCTATGCGATCAACGGCATTCCGCAATCGACCCCTCTGCGCGACGGCAGCCGCGACGGCTTCACCATCGACGCCTTCTTCGTCGAGCGGGTCGAACTGATCTTCGGTTCGAATGCGCTCCAGGGCATCGGCGGCACGGGCGGCATCGTCAACCAGGTCACCGTCGGTGCCCCGCGCGAGGACGGCATCAGCGGTCGCGTTCTGCTCCAGGGCACCGCCGGCACTGGCTTCGCAGGCGATGGCATCAGCGGCAAAACCGCCGGGCTCGTCCAGTATAAGAGCGGGCGCTTCGATGCGACGGTCGGCGCTGCCTATGAAAAGCGCGGGGTCTTCTACGACGGCGAAGGCCGCCGCATCGGCATCAACCTGACCCAGGGCGAAACGCAGGATTCGGCCTCACTCTCGCTGTTCGGTCGCTTCGGCTATGCGCTGAGCGACACGGCGCGGCTCGACCTCATCGCCAGCCGCTTCGAATTGAAGGGGGACGGCGATTTCGTCGCGGTCAACGGCAACCGCACAACCGGCCTGCCGACCAGCGCAGCCCTTGGAACGCCTCCCGGTGTCCCCGCCGCCAACTTGACCGAGAGCCTCGCGCTGTCGCTCACCGACAGCGCGCTGTGGGGCGGCAACCTTGTCAGCCAGGTGTTCTGGAATCGGAGCCGCGACACCTTCGGCGGCGAGATCGCGCCTATCGCAACCTTCCAGGACGCGCTGATCGCCCCTGTTGGTACGCTGTTCGACCAGTCGCAGAACCGCAGCCGCAAGTATGGCGGCAAGATCAGCTACGAGCGTGAGATGCCCGGCTTCGAGGCGCTGACCACCATCGTCGGCTTCGACGCGCTGTGGGACAGTACCGAGCAGCGCCTGATCGCCACCGACCGCGTCTGGGTGCCGCCGACGGACTTCCGCAGTCTAGCCCCCTTCGCCCAGGCCAACCTCGCCCTGTTCGACAAGGTCCTGCGCCTTGCTGCTGGCGTGCGGTACGAGGACGTGCGCATTACCATCGATGATTACACGACGCTTGCCACGTCGAACCGCGTGCTCGTTTCGGGAGGCAGCCCGCGCTTTTCCGACACGCTGTTCAATGGCGGCGTGATCGTCGAGCCCATTCCCGGCATCCGCGCCTATGCCAGCTATGCCGAGGGCTATACCGTGCCCGACGTCGGCCGCATCACCCGCGCGGTGAACCAGACGGGCGTCGACATCGACACCTTCCTCGACATCAGCCCGATCGTATCCAACAACCGCGAAATGGGCATCGAGGTGAAGCAGGGACCCCTCGATGCCTCTGCGACCTACTTCTGGTCCTCGTCCGACAAAGGCCAGCTGCTCATCGCCCGGCCTGACGGCATCTTCGACGTCCAGCGCCAGCGCGTGAAGATCGAAGGGATCGAAATCAACCTTGCCGTACAGATGCCGATCGAGGGACTGAAGCTGAGCACCGGCTATGCCCATCTTTCTGGCCGTTATGACAGCAACGGTGACGACATCGTCGACACCGACCTTGACGGCGCGAACATCTCGCCCGACCGGCTCAACCTCGCGGCCAGTTATGTGAAGGGGCCGCTTTCGGCACGCGTGCAGACGCAGGTCTATTTCTCGCGCACGTTCAAAGGGCTGGTGCGCGATGCCCGCGCCGACTTTGGCGGCTACACGCTAACGGACGCCAGCCTGCGCTACCAGACAGGCTTCGGCGCGCTGACCTTCAGCGTGCAGAACCTGTTTGACCGCCAATACATCACTTACGCCAGCGACACGCAGCGGCCGACCGACAACACCTTCTACTTCGCCGGGCAGGGCCGTACTTTCACGCTCGGCTGGGACTGGCGGTTCTAA
- a CDS encoding PepSY domain-containing protein, with translation MKLLDLLHRWGGGVLGLILAVLGLSGAILVHKEEWIGLPHVGDARVSDPAQLGELADRLLAGANGGESLVFASDRFGLVQLREGTGGLYASQTGETVARWSSQWERPELWLFDLHHHLLTGDAGETVIGVAGLAALVFIVTGTILWWRTRRTYRFRLWPARMTGPAIRIHHRDLGIMAAPLLFVVALTGTMMIFRPVAGAVLAPLSSPAAIEADLTAPRFKAGPLAADLDWQAIIIAAHQAYPDAQLRILAVPKKSGDPVTIRMKRAAEWLPNGRTMLWFDPASGALLDSRDALKMQPGTQAFNMAYPIHAGKVGGLAYRLLLTVVGLALAILGALSVWSFWFCRR, from the coding sequence GTGAAGCTGCTTGACCTTTTGCATCGCTGGGGCGGCGGCGTGCTAGGACTGATCCTGGCGGTGCTGGGCCTCAGCGGCGCCATCCTGGTTCACAAGGAAGAGTGGATCGGCTTGCCGCACGTTGGAGATGCCCGGGTGAGCGACCCGGCGCAGCTTGGCGAACTCGCCGACCGCCTGCTCGCCGGGGCGAACGGGGGCGAAAGCCTCGTCTTCGCCAGCGACCGCTTCGGCCTGGTCCAGTTGCGCGAAGGTACCGGCGGGCTCTATGCCTCGCAAACGGGTGAAACCGTCGCCCGCTGGTCGAGTCAGTGGGAGCGGCCCGAACTGTGGCTGTTCGACCTGCACCACCACTTGCTCACCGGCGATGCAGGCGAAACGGTGATCGGTGTTGCCGGTCTTGCCGCGCTCGTCTTCATCGTCACGGGTACGATCCTGTGGTGGCGTACGCGGCGCACTTACAGGTTCCGTCTCTGGCCGGCGCGGATGACGGGCCCCGCCATCCGCATCCATCACCGTGACCTTGGCATCATGGCCGCGCCCTTGCTATTCGTCGTCGCCCTGACCGGCACGATGATGATCTTCCGCCCGGTCGCCGGTGCGGTGCTGGCGCCGTTATCCTCCCCGGCGGCAATCGAGGCCGATCTCACGGCCCCGCGCTTCAAGGCCGGCCCTCTTGCTGCTGATCTGGACTGGCAGGCGATCATCATCGCCGCGCACCAAGCCTATCCCGATGCACAGCTTCGCATACTTGCCGTGCCTAAGAAATCCGGCGACCCGGTGACGATCCGCATGAAGCGCGCCGCCGAGTGGCTGCCGAACGGGCGCACCATGCTGTGGTTCGATCCGGCGAGCGGCGCCTTGCTCGACAGCCGGGATGCGCTGAAGATGCAACCAGGAACCCAGGCGTTCAACATGGCCTACCCCATCCACGCCGGCAAGGTTGGCGGGCTGGCGTACCGCCTGTTGCTCACCGTGGTCGGGCTGGCCCTGGCGATCCTGGGGGCATTGTCGGTCTGGAGCTTCTGGTTTTGCAGACGTTAG
- a CDS encoding TetR/AcrR family transcriptional regulator: MELKPPPKRRNLELTKTRILSAAGEVFTRSGYANAGLREIGELAAVAPSLVSRYYGTKAALFEEALIHVLRTNSVFTRKKEDFGEAMARLISEQSNTEITIMLVTALADPEARDIVRRVSREQMILPLADWLGPPFAKERAMNLFALTTGFVIQMQGLYPGPMPEHSLRWLAQSLQAIVDGEDDTSGR; this comes from the coding sequence ATGGAGCTGAAGCCCCCACCAAAGCGTCGCAATCTAGAGTTGACCAAAACCCGGATCCTGTCGGCCGCCGGAGAGGTCTTCACTCGCTCGGGCTACGCAAACGCAGGGCTCAGAGAAATCGGTGAGCTGGCCGCTGTCGCCCCGTCGCTTGTCAGCCGGTACTACGGAACCAAGGCCGCGCTGTTTGAGGAGGCCTTGATCCACGTCCTGCGCACGAACAGCGTCTTTACCCGGAAGAAGGAGGATTTCGGCGAAGCAATGGCTCGGCTTATTTCCGAGCAAAGCAATACCGAAATCACCATAATGCTGGTCACCGCGCTTGCCGATCCTGAAGCCAGAGACATTGTTCGCCGCGTGTCACGTGAGCAAATGATCCTGCCGTTGGCGGATTGGCTCGGTCCCCCGTTCGCGAAAGAACGCGCGATGAATCTGTTCGCGCTGACCACGGGCTTCGTCATTCAGATGCAGGGATTATATCCCGGACCGATGCCTGAGCATTCGCTTCGCTGGCTGGCTCAGAGCCTCCAGGCGATCGTGGACGGGGAAGACGACACATCTGGGCGTTGA
- a CDS encoding molybdopterin-dependent oxidoreductase, producing the protein MSHTVSKKTYCRICTNQCGMVVDIEQDRIVKIRADREHPLSKGYSCPKGRAIGGIHHHPDAITRPMMRKNGTLVPVSWDEALDDIAAKLRKLIGEHGPNSIGVYFGSGLGMDASGYRLVDTFYKALGAPPKFSPLTIDGTAKLLVAMLVGGFPGLHPKTDNADCDMLVYVGVNPMVSHGHNTGMFNPAGPIRAMAKRGEVWTIDPIATETAKFSTRHIQPYPGKDYAILAWLAREIIDGGPMTPAQPIQGLDELRAALDGFDLATAARIAGVPEQDLLDLLAAVRRKGGVVVETGTGVTMSKSANVTQWLAWVLMILTGRMNRKGGAWFHPGFITQYDSFELPVLDNPFTPGAPTMPEVSGIFGDWPCAALPGEIEAGNIRGLMNFGGAILRSFPDANVLAPRLAELELNVTLEIIANETTALSTHVLPTKDQVERPDIAFWDTLSGSLSMMHTPALLEPQGERRSAWWVIAEIMRRLDMPLPDYVPHSDLDEGADNAMLAALMSGARAGYDEVVAKGAVILPMDFPGQWVDDHVDRMGGWKLAPPALVAFWQELRAEDEAALSQPRPLCFISRRQRRKLNAALSFLGSPADIILHPSDAQANGIVHGEPVRVSTTRGEIVLTANVSDTIRPGVASIPHGHETANVNLLTSVENVDRMTGMVLYTGIPINVAPANA; encoded by the coding sequence GTGTCACACACGGTCAGCAAAAAGACCTATTGCCGCATCTGCACCAATCAGTGCGGCATGGTCGTGGATATCGAGCAAGACCGCATCGTCAAAATAAGGGCAGACCGAGAGCACCCTCTTAGCAAGGGCTATTCCTGCCCCAAGGGACGCGCGATCGGCGGGATCCACCATCATCCCGACGCGATAACGCGCCCCATGATGCGCAAGAACGGGACGCTGGTCCCGGTCAGCTGGGACGAGGCGCTCGACGACATCGCCGCCAAGCTGCGCAAGCTGATCGGCGAGCACGGGCCCAACTCCATCGGCGTCTATTTCGGAAGCGGACTCGGCATGGACGCTTCGGGCTACCGGCTGGTCGACACGTTCTACAAGGCCTTGGGCGCCCCGCCGAAGTTCTCGCCGCTGACGATCGACGGAACCGCCAAGCTCCTCGTCGCTATGCTGGTTGGCGGCTTCCCGGGGCTCCATCCCAAGACCGACAACGCCGACTGCGACATGCTGGTCTACGTCGGCGTGAATCCCATGGTCAGCCATGGCCACAACACGGGCATGTTCAACCCGGCCGGTCCGATCCGCGCCATGGCGAAGCGCGGCGAGGTCTGGACGATCGACCCGATCGCCACCGAAACCGCAAAGTTCTCGACGCGCCATATCCAGCCCTATCCCGGCAAGGACTATGCGATCCTGGCCTGGCTCGCCCGCGAGATCATTGATGGCGGACCGATGACGCCGGCGCAGCCGATCCAGGGGCTGGACGAGCTGCGCGCCGCCCTCGACGGATTCGACCTGGCCACGGCCGCGCGGATCGCGGGCGTCCCGGAACAGGACCTGCTGGACTTGCTGGCCGCGGTGCGCAGGAAAGGCGGCGTCGTGGTCGAGACCGGCACCGGCGTGACCATGTCGAAGAGCGCCAACGTCACCCAGTGGCTGGCGTGGGTGCTGATGATCCTGACCGGCCGCATGAACCGCAAGGGCGGAGCATGGTTCCACCCCGGCTTCATCACCCAGTACGACAGTTTCGAACTGCCGGTGCTCGACAACCCGTTCACGCCGGGAGCGCCGACGATGCCGGAGGTATCGGGGATCTTCGGCGACTGGCCCTGCGCGGCGCTGCCCGGAGAGATCGAGGCGGGCAACATCCGCGGCCTGATGAACTTCGGCGGCGCCATCCTTCGCTCGTTTCCCGACGCGAACGTGCTGGCCCCCAGGCTTGCCGAGCTCGAGCTTAACGTCACGCTGGAGATCATCGCCAACGAGACGACCGCGCTTTCCACCCATGTCCTGCCGACCAAGGATCAGGTCGAACGGCCTGACATCGCGTTCTGGGATACGCTGAGTGGCAGCCTTTCGATGATGCACACGCCGGCGTTGCTGGAACCACAAGGCGAGCGTCGCTCGGCCTGGTGGGTGATCGCCGAGATCATGCGGCGGCTCGATATGCCGCTGCCCGACTACGTGCCGCACAGCGATCTCGATGAAGGTGCCGACAATGCCATGCTCGCAGCATTGATGTCCGGCGCGCGCGCAGGATACGACGAGGTCGTGGCAAAGGGAGCCGTCATCTTGCCCATGGATTTCCCGGGACAATGGGTGGACGATCATGTTGATCGTATGGGCGGCTGGAAGCTCGCCCCCCCGGCGCTGGTTGCCTTCTGGCAGGAGCTGAGGGCCGAGGACGAAGCTGCGCTCAGCCAACCACGCCCGCTATGCTTCATATCGAGGCGCCAGCGGCGGAAATTGAATGCCGCGCTCAGCTTCCTGGGCAGCCCGGCCGATATCATCCTGCATCCGTCCGATGCGCAGGCCAACGGCATTGTTCACGGTGAACCAGTGCGCGTCAGCACGACGCGAGGCGAGATCGTCCTGACCGCTAACGTCAGCGACACGATCCGACCGGGCGTCGCCTCGATCCCGCATGGCCACGAAACGGCCAACGTCAACCTGCTGACCAGCGTGGAGAACGTCGACCGGATGACCGGGATGGTGCTTTACACCGGCATACCGATCAACGTGGCTCCGGCGAACGCCTGA
- a CDS encoding 23S rRNA (adenine(2030)-N(6))-methyltransferase RlmJ has protein sequence MNYRHSFHAGNSADVVKHSLLIALVKALQIKQGPLTLIDTHAGCGLYDLGGAEAQRTGEAAQGVLQALAEPNPLLSDYRAAVQAVNAGAEPKFYPGSPRFLAQLLRPQDVLILNEKHPEDARALRAAMRDTSAAVHQRDAYELWLAMVPPRTPRGVVVVDPPYEQQDERARITATLAAAYRKWAHGVTVIWFPLKERPTHAQWKHKLRALGIPKFLSIEHWLYDEDQPGIYNGAGLFIVNPPYAFTQALPPLLEALRAALAPEGHEGEIASQWLGE, from the coding sequence ATGAATTATCGACATTCCTTTCATGCCGGCAACAGCGCCGATGTCGTGAAGCACAGTCTGTTGATCGCTCTTGTGAAGGCGCTGCAGATCAAACAAGGCCCCCTGACCCTGATCGACACCCATGCTGGCTGCGGGCTGTACGACCTTGGTGGCGCTGAAGCCCAGCGTACCGGCGAGGCTGCGCAGGGCGTGCTGCAGGCGCTTGCCGAGCCCAACCCCTTGCTCAGCGATTACCGCGCTGCCGTGCAGGCGGTGAATGCCGGCGCCGAGCCGAAGTTCTACCCCGGCTCGCCGCGATTCCTGGCCCAGCTTCTGCGTCCGCAGGATGTCCTGATCCTCAACGAAAAGCACCCTGAAGACGCCCGCGCCCTGCGCGCCGCGATGCGCGACACGTCCGCTGCGGTGCATCAGCGTGATGCCTATGAGCTCTGGTTGGCGATGGTCCCGCCCCGGACGCCTCGCGGCGTCGTGGTGGTCGACCCGCCGTATGAGCAGCAGGACGAGCGCGCCCGCATCACCGCCACGCTCGCTGCGGCCTATCGCAAGTGGGCGCATGGCGTGACGGTAATCTGGTTTCCGCTGAAGGAGCGACCCACGCACGCGCAGTGGAAACACAAGCTTCGCGCTCTCGGCATCCCGAAATTTCTGAGCATCGAGCACTGGCTCTACGACGAAGATCAGCCCGGAATATACAACGGCGCCGGCCTGTTCATCGTCAATCCGCCCTACGCCTTCACCCAGGCCTTGCCGCCGCTCCTGGAAGCCCTGCGCGCCGCGCTGGCCCCCGAAGGCCATGAGGGCGAGATCGCAAGTCAGTGGTTAGGCGAATGA
- a CDS encoding MaoC family dehydratase N-terminal domain-containing protein, which translates to MTNRILDCSDVERQIGKVLASSSLREPISNNDIRRWVHGMHYANLLHFDPDYAAASKWGRIVAPQSFPVAADDSNGATPACAGHIPNSHLLFGGDEWWFENVPVVSGDFIANERIPFDYTVKETSLGPTCFQRGDNFYRNQNGELIAKQRSTGIRYLAEAGTQSVNADEFEEPDWSDEELAALEERKFAWVQELHDLGHGERWWDDVEVGAVLPERVFGPHSVASFTTEWRSFIVSIWGTMNVRKLDMAGLGFVGDMAGYEHDPDMLKINPTLTDGAYYGPSRGHLFPKYARRIGMPRAYGYGASMGAWVIDYVAGWAGEHGRLVHSVANYRGPALTGDVTIQTAEVTGKSIDADGRALVELKHRMTNQKGTAMCTGTATVHLPKRK; encoded by the coding sequence ATGACAAATCGTATTCTCGACTGCTCCGATGTGGAACGCCAGATCGGCAAGGTTCTCGCCTCGTCATCCTTGCGCGAGCCGATTTCCAACAATGACATCCGCCGCTGGGTGCACGGCATGCACTATGCCAACCTGCTGCATTTCGATCCGGACTATGCCGCAGCCAGCAAGTGGGGCCGGATCGTTGCGCCGCAGAGCTTCCCGGTCGCCGCTGACGACAGCAACGGCGCCACCCCCGCCTGCGCGGGCCATATCCCCAATTCGCACCTGCTGTTCGGCGGGGACGAATGGTGGTTCGAGAATGTCCCGGTGGTGTCGGGGGATTTCATCGCCAACGAACGCATCCCCTTCGATTACACGGTCAAGGAAACCAGCCTGGGGCCGACCTGCTTCCAGCGCGGCGACAACTTCTATCGCAACCAGAACGGCGAGCTGATCGCCAAGCAGCGTTCTACCGGGATCCGTTATCTCGCTGAAGCCGGTACGCAAAGTGTCAATGCGGACGAGTTCGAAGAGCCGGACTGGTCGGATGAAGAGCTGGCTGCGCTTGAAGAGCGCAAGTTTGCCTGGGTGCAGGAACTGCATGACCTGGGCCACGGTGAGCGCTGGTGGGACGACGTGGAGGTTGGCGCTGTGCTTCCCGAGCGCGTTTTCGGGCCGCATTCGGTCGCCAGCTTCACGACGGAATGGCGCTCTTTCATCGTATCCATCTGGGGCACGATGAACGTGCGCAAGCTGGACATGGCCGGGCTCGGCTTCGTTGGCGACATGGCAGGATACGAACACGATCCAGACATGCTCAAGATCAATCCGACGCTGACGGACGGCGCCTATTACGGTCCTTCGCGCGGGCATCTCTTCCCCAAATATGCCCGCCGCATCGGCATGCCGCGGGCCTATGGTTACGGCGCATCGATGGGTGCCTGGGTGATCGACTATGTTGCGGGTTGGGCCGGTGAACACGGACGGCTTGTCCATTCGGTTGCAAACTACCGGGGGCCGGCCCTGACCGGGGATGTGACCATCCAGACCGCAGAGGTGACCGGCAAGTCGATCGATGCCGATGGTCGTGCGCTGGTGGAGCTGAAGCACAGGATGACGAACCAGAAGGGGACCGCCATGTGCACCGGCACTGCCACGGTCCACCTGCCGAAACGCAAATGA
- a CDS encoding carboxymuconolactone decarboxylase family protein → MGKGPKIAALPQSEWTPAVEAIFPILEQPGSPFKGSDFNSLLMMAHHPEISVPFLHFNLAAVKGFVLSARAREIAILRLSWHRRCQYEWVHHLYGGAGAGLTNEHFAALARNGIDEIFPPEDRAVILATDDICTGGKLSDHAWDVLRRHFSDKQIIELIMLIGCFLNVATLLNSVGVELEPPFLAGAEAKGWPVSFDDAAE, encoded by the coding sequence ATGGGGAAGGGGCCCAAGATCGCGGCCTTGCCGCAGTCCGAGTGGACGCCGGCGGTCGAGGCGATTTTTCCGATCCTCGAGCAGCCGGGATCGCCATTCAAGGGGTCGGATTTCAACTCGCTCCTGATGATGGCGCATCATCCGGAAATCTCGGTGCCGTTCCTCCACTTCAACCTGGCCGCCGTGAAGGGTTTCGTGCTCTCCGCCCGCGCGCGGGAAATCGCGATCCTGCGCCTGTCATGGCACCGCCGCTGCCAGTACGAATGGGTGCACCACCTTTACGGCGGTGCCGGTGCGGGGCTTACCAACGAACATTTCGCTGCGCTTGCCAGGAACGGCATCGACGAAATCTTCCCCCCGGAAGACCGGGCCGTAATCCTTGCGACCGATGACATATGCACCGGCGGCAAATTGTCGGACCACGCCTGGGACGTGCTGCGCCGACACTTCAGCGACAAGCAGATCATCGAACTGATCATGCTGATCGGCTGCTTCCTGAATGTCGCAACCCTGCTCAATTCGGTCGGTGTCGAGCTTGAACCGCCCTTCCTTGCCGGAGCTGAAGCCAAGGGCTGGCCCGTGTCATTCGACGACGCGGCCGAATAA
- a CDS encoding amidohydrolase family protein: MEHEYDIVIRHGKVVDGTGAEPFLADVAISGGRIAAVGEVKGRGKEELDAKGLLVTPGFVDIHTHYDGQATWAERLTPSSWHGITTVVSGNCGVGFAPVREKDHECLIELMEGIEDIPGTVLHDGLKWNWETFEEYMDALDVCKWDVDLAVQLPHAPLRVYVMGDRAIRHEDATPEDIAKMREITRDAMKAGAIGFSTSRLISHKSVKGVPTPSYHSKEEELTGIALGVKDAGKGVLQLISDFKEEGREQEYAMVHRIVEASGRPMSISVVQFHHEPDSWREHMAMIAKGREKGLNMHAQVAPRPVGAIFGLSTSAHPFMGLQCFREIASKTLEEKVAIMRTPEFRKRALEEASLGPQELRREGADQSGAAPGMVLAGSRTFPLGEKPDYGLDPETSVAAIAKREGRDENEVIYDLLLEDDGKNLIFSAILNYHSHDYSAIREMLTLPGAIIALGDGGAHVGQVVDATFQTTSLKTWGSDIGVPEIVRLQTSVPAKAVGLFDRGVIAPGMRADINLIDFDNLWVQRPYVAHDLPTGAPRLLQKATGYVATIVKGEVTYRNGEPTGALPGRLIRGEQHAPA; the protein is encoded by the coding sequence ATGGAACACGAATACGATATCGTCATCCGCCATGGCAAGGTCGTGGACGGAACCGGCGCGGAACCGTTTCTCGCCGATGTCGCCATCTCGGGCGGTCGCATCGCTGCCGTTGGCGAGGTCAAGGGCCGCGGCAAGGAAGAGCTCGATGCCAAGGGCCTTCTGGTAACTCCGGGCTTCGTCGACATTCACACCCATTACGATGGACAGGCAACCTGGGCAGAGCGGCTGACACCGTCGAGCTGGCACGGCATCACCACGGTGGTTTCCGGCAACTGCGGCGTCGGTTTCGCGCCGGTCCGCGAGAAGGATCATGAATGCCTGATCGAACTGATGGAAGGCATCGAGGACATTCCAGGCACCGTGCTTCACGATGGACTGAAATGGAACTGGGAGACCTTCGAGGAGTACATGGACGCACTCGACGTGTGCAAATGGGACGTCGATCTGGCCGTGCAACTGCCTCATGCTCCGCTCCGCGTTTACGTCATGGGCGATCGCGCCATCCGGCATGAGGATGCGACACCGGAAGACATCGCGAAGATGCGCGAAATCACCCGCGATGCGATGAAGGCCGGAGCCATCGGTTTCTCCACCTCGCGCCTGATCTCGCACAAGTCGGTCAAAGGCGTGCCGACCCCTTCCTATCATTCGAAGGAAGAGGAACTCACCGGCATCGCACTCGGCGTCAAGGACGCGGGCAAGGGCGTTCTCCAGCTCATCAGCGACTTCAAGGAAGAAGGGCGCGAGCAGGAGTATGCGATGGTCCACCGCATCGTCGAGGCTTCGGGCCGCCCGATGTCGATCTCGGTCGTGCAGTTCCACCACGAGCCGGACAGCTGGCGCGAGCACATGGCGATGATCGCCAAGGGCCGCGAAAAGGGCCTCAACATGCACGCCCAGGTTGCGCCCCGTCCGGTGGGTGCGATCTTCGGCCTTTCCACTTCGGCCCATCCGTTCATGGGGCTGCAGTGCTTCCGTGAAATCGCGAGCAAGACCCTTGAGGAAAAAGTCGCGATCATGCGCACCCCCGAGTTTCGGAAGCGGGCGCTGGAGGAAGCCTCGCTGGGGCCGCAGGAACTGCGCCGCGAAGGTGCCGATCAGTCCGGCGCTGCTCCCGGCATGGTCCTCGCCGGCTCGCGGACTTTCCCGCTTGGTGAAAAGCCGGATTACGGACTCGATCCGGAAACCTCGGTTGCCGCCATCGCCAAGAGAGAAGGACGCGACGAGAACGAGGTCATCTATGACCTGCTGCTTGAAGACGATGGCAAGAACCTGATCTTCAGCGCCATCCTCAATTACCATTCGCACGACTACAGCGCGATCCGCGAGATGCTGACGCTTCCCGGAGCGATCATCGCATTGGGCGATGGCGGTGCTCACGTCGGCCAGGTGGTGGATGCCACGTTCCAGACCACCTCGCTCAAGACCTGGGGCAGCGACATTGGCGTTCCCGAGATCGTGCGGCTTCAGACGTCCGTACCCGCCAAGGCGGTCGGTCTTTTCGATCGCGGCGTGATTGCGCCCGGCATGCGGGCAGACATCAACCTGATCGACTTCGACAACCTCTGGGTGCAGCGCCCTTATGTCGCGCATGACCTGCCGACCGGCGCACCGCGCCTGTTGCAGAAGGCCACCGGCTATGTCGCGACGATCGTCAAGGGCGAGGTGACCTATCGCAATGGCGAGCCGACCGGCGCGCTGCCGGGCCGCCTGATCCGAGGCGAGCAGCACGCTCCGGCCTAA